A region from the Cyprinus carpio isolate SPL01 unplaced genomic scaffold, ASM1834038v1 S000006742, whole genome shotgun sequence genome encodes:
- the LOC109111230 gene encoding retinoic acid receptor RXR-beta-A isoform X5 has protein sequence MGDSRDSRSPDSSSVSSPPSGQRSPPLAPSAAAMTSLPPITSAVNSPISSMGSPFSVISSSLGSPCLPGTPSVGYGPISSPQINSTVSMSGLHAVSSSDDVKPPFGLKPMSAHSPGPMVSQKRLCAICGDRSSGKHYGVYSCEGCKGFFKRTVRKDLSYTCRDNKDCLVDKRQRNRCQYCRYQKCLAMGMKREAVQEERQRNKEREGEVESTSAANEEMPVEKILEAEMAVEQKTELHADGSSGGSSPNDPVTNICQAADKQLFTLVEWAKRIPHFSELSLDDQVILLRAGWNELLIASFSHRSIAVKDGILLATGLHVHRNSAHSAGVGAIFDRESAHNAEVGAIFDRVLTELVSKMRDMQMDKTELGCLRAIILFNPDAKGLSSPSEVELLREKVYASLEAYCKQRYPDQQGRFAKLLLRLPALRSIGLKCLEHLFFFKLIGDTPIDTFLMEMLEAPHQLT, from the exons ATGGGCGACAGCAGAG ATTCTCGTAGTCCAGACAGCTCATCCGTTTCCTCACCACCATCAGGTCAGCGTTCGCCCCCATTGGCCCCTTCAGCCGCCGCCATGACTTCCCTGCCACCCATCACTTCGGCCGTGAACAGTCCCATCAGCAGCATGGGCTCACCCTTCTCCGTCATCAGCTCCTCTCTGGGTTCTCCTTGCCTTCCTGGAACTCCCTCAGTAGGCTACGGCCCCATCAGCAGCCCACAG ATCAACTCCACCGTGTCCATGTCGGGACTGCATGCAGTCAGCAGCTCTGATGACGTCAAACCACCCTTCGGTTTGAAGCCGATGTCCGCCCACAGCCCAGGGCCCATGGTCTCTCAGAAACGCTTGTGTGCCATCTGTGGGGACCGCTCCTCTG GCAAGCACTACGGCGTGTACAGCTGCGAGGGCTGCAAGGGCTTTTTCAAGCGCACTGTGAGGAAGGACTTGAGCTACACATGCAGAGACAATAAAGACTGTCTGGTGGACAAACGCCAGAGGAACCGCTGCCAGTACTGCCGCTACCAGAAGTGCCTGGCCATGGGGATGAAGAGAGAGG CCGTTCAAGAGGAGCGTCAGAGGAACAAGGAGCGTGAAGGAGAGGTGGAGTCCACCAGCGCCGCGAACGAAGAGATGCCTGTAGAGAAGATTCTAGAAGCAGAGATGGCCGTGGAGCAGAAGACCGAGCTGCATGCGGATGGCAGCTCAGGGGGAAGCTCT CCAAATGACCCAGTCACAAATATCTGCCAGGCGGCTGATAAACAGCTGTTCACTTTGGTGGAGTGGGCAAAACGGATCCCTCACTTCAGTGAGCTGTCTCTGGATGACCAGGTCATCCTGCTGCGTGCTG GCTGGAATGAGCTACTGATCGCGTCTTTCTCTCATCGCTCCATCGCGGTGAAGGATGGCATTCTGCTGGCCACCGGCCTCCACGTGCACAGAAACAGTGCTCACAGCGCAGGGGTGGGAGCCATCTTTGACAG GGAGAGTGCGCACAATGCAGAGGTTGGGGCCATATTCGACAG GGTGCTGACGGAGCTGGTGAGCAAGATGAGGGACATGCAGATGGATAAAACCGAGTTGGGCTGCCTGAGAGCCATCATCCTCTTCAACCCAG ATGCAAAGGGCTTGTCAAGCCCAAGTGAAGTGGAGTTACTGAGAGAGAAGGTCTATGCATCGCTGGAGGCTTATTGTAAACAGAGATATCCTGACCAGCAGGGCAG GTTTGCCAAGCTCCTCCTCCGGCTGCCAGCGCTGCGCTCTATTGGCCTAAAGTGCCTTGAGCACCTGTTCTTCTTCAAGCTGATTGGAGACACCCCAATCGACACCTTCTTAATGGAAATGCTTGAAGCGCCACATCAGCTGACCTAA
- the LOC109111230 gene encoding retinoic acid receptor RXR-beta-A isoform X7: MGDSRDSRSPDSSSVSSPPSGQRSPPLAPSAAAMTSLPPITSAVNSPISSMGSPFSVISSSLGSPCLPGTPSVGYGPISSPQINSTVSMSGLHAVSSSDDVKPPFGLKPMSAHSPGPMVSQKRLCAICGDRSSGKHYGVYSCEGCKGFFKRTVRKDLSYTCRDNKDCLVDKRQRNRCQYCRYQKCLAMGMKREAVQEERQRNKEREGEVESTSAANEEMPVEKILEAEMAVEQKTELHADGSSGGSSPNDPVTNICQAADKQLFTLVEWAKRIPHFSELSLDDQVILLRAGWNELLIASFSHRSIAVKDGILLATGLHVHRNSAHSAGVGAIFDRVLTELVSKMRDMQMDKTELGCLRAIILFNPDAKGLSSPSEVELLREKVYASLEAYCKQRYPDQQGRFAKLLLRLPALRSIGLKCLEHLFFFKLIGDTPIDTFLMEMLEAPHQLT; the protein is encoded by the exons ATGGGCGACAGCAGAG ATTCTCGTAGTCCAGACAGCTCATCCGTTTCCTCACCACCATCAGGTCAGCGTTCGCCCCCATTGGCCCCTTCAGCCGCCGCCATGACTTCCCTGCCACCCATCACTTCGGCCGTGAACAGTCCCATCAGCAGCATGGGCTCACCCTTCTCCGTCATCAGCTCCTCTCTGGGTTCTCCTTGCCTTCCTGGAACTCCCTCAGTAGGCTACGGCCCCATCAGCAGCCCACAG ATCAACTCCACCGTGTCCATGTCGGGACTGCATGCAGTCAGCAGCTCTGATGACGTCAAACCACCCTTCGGTTTGAAGCCGATGTCCGCCCACAGCCCAGGGCCCATGGTCTCTCAGAAACGCTTGTGTGCCATCTGTGGGGACCGCTCCTCTG GCAAGCACTACGGCGTGTACAGCTGCGAGGGCTGCAAGGGCTTTTTCAAGCGCACTGTGAGGAAGGACTTGAGCTACACATGCAGAGACAATAAAGACTGTCTGGTGGACAAACGCCAGAGGAACCGCTGCCAGTACTGCCGCTACCAGAAGTGCCTGGCCATGGGGATGAAGAGAGAGG CCGTTCAAGAGGAGCGTCAGAGGAACAAGGAGCGTGAAGGAGAGGTGGAGTCCACCAGCGCCGCGAACGAAGAGATGCCTGTAGAGAAGATTCTAGAAGCAGAGATGGCCGTGGAGCAGAAGACCGAGCTGCATGCGGATGGCAGCTCAGGGGGAAGCTCT CCAAATGACCCAGTCACAAATATCTGCCAGGCGGCTGATAAACAGCTGTTCACTTTGGTGGAGTGGGCAAAACGGATCCCTCACTTCAGTGAGCTGTCTCTGGATGACCAGGTCATCCTGCTGCGTGCTG GCTGGAATGAGCTACTGATCGCGTCTTTCTCTCATCGCTCCATCGCGGTGAAGGATGGCATTCTGCTGGCCACCGGCCTCCACGTGCACAGAAACAGTGCTCACAGCGCAGGGGTGGGAGCCATCTTTGACAG GGTGCTGACGGAGCTGGTGAGCAAGATGAGGGACATGCAGATGGATAAAACCGAGTTGGGCTGCCTGAGAGCCATCATCCTCTTCAACCCAG ATGCAAAGGGCTTGTCAAGCCCAAGTGAAGTGGAGTTACTGAGAGAGAAGGTCTATGCATCGCTGGAGGCTTATTGTAAACAGAGATATCCTGACCAGCAGGGCAG GTTTGCCAAGCTCCTCCTCCGGCTGCCAGCGCTGCGCTCTATTGGCCTAAAGTGCCTTGAGCACCTGTTCTTCTTCAAGCTGATTGGAGACACCCCAATCGACACCTTCTTAATGGAAATGCTTGAAGCGCCACATCAGCTGACCTAA
- the LOC109111230 gene encoding retinoic acid receptor RXR-beta-A isoform X1 — MGDSRDSRSPDSSSVSSPPSGQRSPPLAPSAAAMTSLPPITSAVNSPISSMGSPFSVISSSLGSPCLPGTPSVGYGPISSPQMNMFARNTEINSTVSMSGLHAVSSSDDVKPPFGLKPMSAHSPGPMVSQKRLCAICGDRSSGKHYGVYSCEGCKGFFKRTVRKDLSYTCRDNKDCLVDKRQRNRCQYCRYQKCLAMGMKREVVQDERQRSVQEERQRNKEREGEVESTSAANEEMPVEKILEAEMAVEQKTELHADGSSGGSSPNDPVTNICQAADKQLFTLVEWAKRIPHFSELSLDDQVILLRAGWNELLIASFSHRSIAVKDGILLATGLHVHRNSAHSAGVGAIFDRESAHNAEVGAIFDRVLTELVSKMRDMQMDKTELGCLRAIILFNPDAKGLSSPSEVELLREKVYASLEAYCKQRYPDQQGRFAKLLLRLPALRSIGLKCLEHLFFFKLIGDTPIDTFLMEMLEAPHQLT, encoded by the exons ATGGGCGACAGCAGAG ATTCTCGTAGTCCAGACAGCTCATCCGTTTCCTCACCACCATCAGGTCAGCGTTCGCCCCCATTGGCCCCTTCAGCCGCCGCCATGACTTCCCTGCCACCCATCACTTCGGCCGTGAACAGTCCCATCAGCAGCATGGGCTCACCCTTCTCCGTCATCAGCTCCTCTCTGGGTTCTCCTTGCCTTCCTGGAACTCCCTCAGTAGGCTACGGCCCCATCAGCAGCCCACAG ATGAACATGTTTGCCAGAAACACAGAG ATCAACTCCACCGTGTCCATGTCGGGACTGCATGCAGTCAGCAGCTCTGATGACGTCAAACCACCCTTCGGTTTGAAGCCGATGTCCGCCCACAGCCCAGGGCCCATGGTCTCTCAGAAACGCTTGTGTGCCATCTGTGGGGACCGCTCCTCTG GCAAGCACTACGGCGTGTACAGCTGCGAGGGCTGCAAGGGCTTTTTCAAGCGCACTGTGAGGAAGGACTTGAGCTACACATGCAGAGACAATAAAGACTGTCTGGTGGACAAACGCCAGAGGAACCGCTGCCAGTACTGCCGCTACCAGAAGTGCCTGGCCATGGGGATGAAGAGAGAGG TGGTCCAAGATGAACGACAACGAT CCGTTCAAGAGGAGCGTCAGAGGAACAAGGAGCGTGAAGGAGAGGTGGAGTCCACCAGCGCCGCGAACGAAGAGATGCCTGTAGAGAAGATTCTAGAAGCAGAGATGGCCGTGGAGCAGAAGACCGAGCTGCATGCGGATGGCAGCTCAGGGGGAAGCTCT CCAAATGACCCAGTCACAAATATCTGCCAGGCGGCTGATAAACAGCTGTTCACTTTGGTGGAGTGGGCAAAACGGATCCCTCACTTCAGTGAGCTGTCTCTGGATGACCAGGTCATCCTGCTGCGTGCTG GCTGGAATGAGCTACTGATCGCGTCTTTCTCTCATCGCTCCATCGCGGTGAAGGATGGCATTCTGCTGGCCACCGGCCTCCACGTGCACAGAAACAGTGCTCACAGCGCAGGGGTGGGAGCCATCTTTGACAG GGAGAGTGCGCACAATGCAGAGGTTGGGGCCATATTCGACAG GGTGCTGACGGAGCTGGTGAGCAAGATGAGGGACATGCAGATGGATAAAACCGAGTTGGGCTGCCTGAGAGCCATCATCCTCTTCAACCCAG ATGCAAAGGGCTTGTCAAGCCCAAGTGAAGTGGAGTTACTGAGAGAGAAGGTCTATGCATCGCTGGAGGCTTATTGTAAACAGAGATATCCTGACCAGCAGGGCAG GTTTGCCAAGCTCCTCCTCCGGCTGCCAGCGCTGCGCTCTATTGGCCTAAAGTGCCTTGAGCACCTGTTCTTCTTCAAGCTGATTGGAGACACCCCAATCGACACCTTCTTAATGGAAATGCTTGAAGCGCCACATCAGCTGACCTAA
- the LOC109111230 gene encoding retinoic acid receptor RXR-beta-A isoform X4, which yields MGDSRDSRSPDSSSVSSPPSGQRSPPLAPSAAAMTSLPPITSAVNSPISSMGSPFSVISSSLGSPCLPGTPSVGYGPISSPQMNMFARNTEINSTVSMSGLHAVSSSDDVKPPFGLKPMSAHSPGPMVSQKRLCAICGDRSSGKHYGVYSCEGCKGFFKRTVRKDLSYTCRDNKDCLVDKRQRNRCQYCRYQKCLAMGMKREVVQDERQRSVQEERQRNKEREGEVESTSAANEEMPVEKILEAEMAVEQKTELHADGSSGGSSPNDPVTNICQAADKQLFTLVEWAKRIPHFSELSLDDQVILLRAGWNELLIASFSHRSIAVKDGILLATGLHVHRNSAHSAGVGAIFDRVLTELVSKMRDMQMDKTELGCLRAIILFNPDAKGLSSPSEVELLREKVYASLEAYCKQRYPDQQGRFAKLLLRLPALRSIGLKCLEHLFFFKLIGDTPIDTFLMEMLEAPHQLT from the exons ATGGGCGACAGCAGAG ATTCTCGTAGTCCAGACAGCTCATCCGTTTCCTCACCACCATCAGGTCAGCGTTCGCCCCCATTGGCCCCTTCAGCCGCCGCCATGACTTCCCTGCCACCCATCACTTCGGCCGTGAACAGTCCCATCAGCAGCATGGGCTCACCCTTCTCCGTCATCAGCTCCTCTCTGGGTTCTCCTTGCCTTCCTGGAACTCCCTCAGTAGGCTACGGCCCCATCAGCAGCCCACAG ATGAACATGTTTGCCAGAAACACAGAG ATCAACTCCACCGTGTCCATGTCGGGACTGCATGCAGTCAGCAGCTCTGATGACGTCAAACCACCCTTCGGTTTGAAGCCGATGTCCGCCCACAGCCCAGGGCCCATGGTCTCTCAGAAACGCTTGTGTGCCATCTGTGGGGACCGCTCCTCTG GCAAGCACTACGGCGTGTACAGCTGCGAGGGCTGCAAGGGCTTTTTCAAGCGCACTGTGAGGAAGGACTTGAGCTACACATGCAGAGACAATAAAGACTGTCTGGTGGACAAACGCCAGAGGAACCGCTGCCAGTACTGCCGCTACCAGAAGTGCCTGGCCATGGGGATGAAGAGAGAGG TGGTCCAAGATGAACGACAACGAT CCGTTCAAGAGGAGCGTCAGAGGAACAAGGAGCGTGAAGGAGAGGTGGAGTCCACCAGCGCCGCGAACGAAGAGATGCCTGTAGAGAAGATTCTAGAAGCAGAGATGGCCGTGGAGCAGAAGACCGAGCTGCATGCGGATGGCAGCTCAGGGGGAAGCTCT CCAAATGACCCAGTCACAAATATCTGCCAGGCGGCTGATAAACAGCTGTTCACTTTGGTGGAGTGGGCAAAACGGATCCCTCACTTCAGTGAGCTGTCTCTGGATGACCAGGTCATCCTGCTGCGTGCTG GCTGGAATGAGCTACTGATCGCGTCTTTCTCTCATCGCTCCATCGCGGTGAAGGATGGCATTCTGCTGGCCACCGGCCTCCACGTGCACAGAAACAGTGCTCACAGCGCAGGGGTGGGAGCCATCTTTGACAG GGTGCTGACGGAGCTGGTGAGCAAGATGAGGGACATGCAGATGGATAAAACCGAGTTGGGCTGCCTGAGAGCCATCATCCTCTTCAACCCAG ATGCAAAGGGCTTGTCAAGCCCAAGTGAAGTGGAGTTACTGAGAGAGAAGGTCTATGCATCGCTGGAGGCTTATTGTAAACAGAGATATCCTGACCAGCAGGGCAG GTTTGCCAAGCTCCTCCTCCGGCTGCCAGCGCTGCGCTCTATTGGCCTAAAGTGCCTTGAGCACCTGTTCTTCTTCAAGCTGATTGGAGACACCCCAATCGACACCTTCTTAATGGAAATGCTTGAAGCGCCACATCAGCTGACCTAA
- the LOC109111230 gene encoding retinoic acid receptor RXR-beta-A isoform X3, translating to MGDSRDSRSPDSSSVSSPPSGQRSPPLAPSAAAMTSLPPITSAVNSPISSMGSPFSVISSSLGSPCLPGTPSVGYGPISSPQINSTVSMSGLHAVSSSDDVKPPFGLKPMSAHSPGPMVSQKRLCAICGDRSSGKHYGVYSCEGCKGFFKRTVRKDLSYTCRDNKDCLVDKRQRNRCQYCRYQKCLAMGMKREVVQDERQRSVQEERQRNKEREGEVESTSAANEEMPVEKILEAEMAVEQKTELHADGSSGGSSPNDPVTNICQAADKQLFTLVEWAKRIPHFSELSLDDQVILLRAGWNELLIASFSHRSIAVKDGILLATGLHVHRNSAHSAGVGAIFDRESAHNAEVGAIFDRVLTELVSKMRDMQMDKTELGCLRAIILFNPDAKGLSSPSEVELLREKVYASLEAYCKQRYPDQQGRFAKLLLRLPALRSIGLKCLEHLFFFKLIGDTPIDTFLMEMLEAPHQLT from the exons ATGGGCGACAGCAGAG ATTCTCGTAGTCCAGACAGCTCATCCGTTTCCTCACCACCATCAGGTCAGCGTTCGCCCCCATTGGCCCCTTCAGCCGCCGCCATGACTTCCCTGCCACCCATCACTTCGGCCGTGAACAGTCCCATCAGCAGCATGGGCTCACCCTTCTCCGTCATCAGCTCCTCTCTGGGTTCTCCTTGCCTTCCTGGAACTCCCTCAGTAGGCTACGGCCCCATCAGCAGCCCACAG ATCAACTCCACCGTGTCCATGTCGGGACTGCATGCAGTCAGCAGCTCTGATGACGTCAAACCACCCTTCGGTTTGAAGCCGATGTCCGCCCACAGCCCAGGGCCCATGGTCTCTCAGAAACGCTTGTGTGCCATCTGTGGGGACCGCTCCTCTG GCAAGCACTACGGCGTGTACAGCTGCGAGGGCTGCAAGGGCTTTTTCAAGCGCACTGTGAGGAAGGACTTGAGCTACACATGCAGAGACAATAAAGACTGTCTGGTGGACAAACGCCAGAGGAACCGCTGCCAGTACTGCCGCTACCAGAAGTGCCTGGCCATGGGGATGAAGAGAGAGG TGGTCCAAGATGAACGACAACGAT CCGTTCAAGAGGAGCGTCAGAGGAACAAGGAGCGTGAAGGAGAGGTGGAGTCCACCAGCGCCGCGAACGAAGAGATGCCTGTAGAGAAGATTCTAGAAGCAGAGATGGCCGTGGAGCAGAAGACCGAGCTGCATGCGGATGGCAGCTCAGGGGGAAGCTCT CCAAATGACCCAGTCACAAATATCTGCCAGGCGGCTGATAAACAGCTGTTCACTTTGGTGGAGTGGGCAAAACGGATCCCTCACTTCAGTGAGCTGTCTCTGGATGACCAGGTCATCCTGCTGCGTGCTG GCTGGAATGAGCTACTGATCGCGTCTTTCTCTCATCGCTCCATCGCGGTGAAGGATGGCATTCTGCTGGCCACCGGCCTCCACGTGCACAGAAACAGTGCTCACAGCGCAGGGGTGGGAGCCATCTTTGACAG GGAGAGTGCGCACAATGCAGAGGTTGGGGCCATATTCGACAG GGTGCTGACGGAGCTGGTGAGCAAGATGAGGGACATGCAGATGGATAAAACCGAGTTGGGCTGCCTGAGAGCCATCATCCTCTTCAACCCAG ATGCAAAGGGCTTGTCAAGCCCAAGTGAAGTGGAGTTACTGAGAGAGAAGGTCTATGCATCGCTGGAGGCTTATTGTAAACAGAGATATCCTGACCAGCAGGGCAG GTTTGCCAAGCTCCTCCTCCGGCTGCCAGCGCTGCGCTCTATTGGCCTAAAGTGCCTTGAGCACCTGTTCTTCTTCAAGCTGATTGGAGACACCCCAATCGACACCTTCTTAATGGAAATGCTTGAAGCGCCACATCAGCTGACCTAA
- the LOC109111230 gene encoding retinoic acid receptor RXR-beta-A isoform X2, giving the protein MGDSRDSRSPDSSSVSSPPSGQRSPPLAPSAAAMTSLPPITSAVNSPISSMGSPFSVISSSLGSPCLPGTPSVGYGPISSPQMNMFARNTEINSTVSMSGLHAVSSSDDVKPPFGLKPMSAHSPGPMVSQKRLCAICGDRSSGKHYGVYSCEGCKGFFKRTVRKDLSYTCRDNKDCLVDKRQRNRCQYCRYQKCLAMGMKREAVQEERQRNKEREGEVESTSAANEEMPVEKILEAEMAVEQKTELHADGSSGGSSPNDPVTNICQAADKQLFTLVEWAKRIPHFSELSLDDQVILLRAGWNELLIASFSHRSIAVKDGILLATGLHVHRNSAHSAGVGAIFDRESAHNAEVGAIFDRVLTELVSKMRDMQMDKTELGCLRAIILFNPDAKGLSSPSEVELLREKVYASLEAYCKQRYPDQQGRFAKLLLRLPALRSIGLKCLEHLFFFKLIGDTPIDTFLMEMLEAPHQLT; this is encoded by the exons ATGGGCGACAGCAGAG ATTCTCGTAGTCCAGACAGCTCATCCGTTTCCTCACCACCATCAGGTCAGCGTTCGCCCCCATTGGCCCCTTCAGCCGCCGCCATGACTTCCCTGCCACCCATCACTTCGGCCGTGAACAGTCCCATCAGCAGCATGGGCTCACCCTTCTCCGTCATCAGCTCCTCTCTGGGTTCTCCTTGCCTTCCTGGAACTCCCTCAGTAGGCTACGGCCCCATCAGCAGCCCACAG ATGAACATGTTTGCCAGAAACACAGAG ATCAACTCCACCGTGTCCATGTCGGGACTGCATGCAGTCAGCAGCTCTGATGACGTCAAACCACCCTTCGGTTTGAAGCCGATGTCCGCCCACAGCCCAGGGCCCATGGTCTCTCAGAAACGCTTGTGTGCCATCTGTGGGGACCGCTCCTCTG GCAAGCACTACGGCGTGTACAGCTGCGAGGGCTGCAAGGGCTTTTTCAAGCGCACTGTGAGGAAGGACTTGAGCTACACATGCAGAGACAATAAAGACTGTCTGGTGGACAAACGCCAGAGGAACCGCTGCCAGTACTGCCGCTACCAGAAGTGCCTGGCCATGGGGATGAAGAGAGAGG CCGTTCAAGAGGAGCGTCAGAGGAACAAGGAGCGTGAAGGAGAGGTGGAGTCCACCAGCGCCGCGAACGAAGAGATGCCTGTAGAGAAGATTCTAGAAGCAGAGATGGCCGTGGAGCAGAAGACCGAGCTGCATGCGGATGGCAGCTCAGGGGGAAGCTCT CCAAATGACCCAGTCACAAATATCTGCCAGGCGGCTGATAAACAGCTGTTCACTTTGGTGGAGTGGGCAAAACGGATCCCTCACTTCAGTGAGCTGTCTCTGGATGACCAGGTCATCCTGCTGCGTGCTG GCTGGAATGAGCTACTGATCGCGTCTTTCTCTCATCGCTCCATCGCGGTGAAGGATGGCATTCTGCTGGCCACCGGCCTCCACGTGCACAGAAACAGTGCTCACAGCGCAGGGGTGGGAGCCATCTTTGACAG GGAGAGTGCGCACAATGCAGAGGTTGGGGCCATATTCGACAG GGTGCTGACGGAGCTGGTGAGCAAGATGAGGGACATGCAGATGGATAAAACCGAGTTGGGCTGCCTGAGAGCCATCATCCTCTTCAACCCAG ATGCAAAGGGCTTGTCAAGCCCAAGTGAAGTGGAGTTACTGAGAGAGAAGGTCTATGCATCGCTGGAGGCTTATTGTAAACAGAGATATCCTGACCAGCAGGGCAG GTTTGCCAAGCTCCTCCTCCGGCTGCCAGCGCTGCGCTCTATTGGCCTAAAGTGCCTTGAGCACCTGTTCTTCTTCAAGCTGATTGGAGACACCCCAATCGACACCTTCTTAATGGAAATGCTTGAAGCGCCACATCAGCTGACCTAA
- the LOC109111230 gene encoding retinoic acid receptor RXR-beta-A isoform X6 has protein sequence MGDSRDSRSPDSSSVSSPPSGQRSPPLAPSAAAMTSLPPITSAVNSPISSMGSPFSVISSSLGSPCLPGTPSVGYGPISSPQMNMFARNTEINSTVSMSGLHAVSSSDDVKPPFGLKPMSAHSPGPMVSQKRLCAICGDRSSGKHYGVYSCEGCKGFFKRTVRKDLSYTCRDNKDCLVDKRQRNRCQYCRYQKCLAMGMKREAVQEERQRNKEREGEVESTSAANEEMPVEKILEAEMAVEQKTELHADGSSGGSSPNDPVTNICQAADKQLFTLVEWAKRIPHFSELSLDDQVILLRAGWNELLIASFSHRSIAVKDGILLATGLHVHRNSAHSAGVGAIFDRVLTELVSKMRDMQMDKTELGCLRAIILFNPDAKGLSSPSEVELLREKVYASLEAYCKQRYPDQQGRFAKLLLRLPALRSIGLKCLEHLFFFKLIGDTPIDTFLMEMLEAPHQLT, from the exons ATGGGCGACAGCAGAG ATTCTCGTAGTCCAGACAGCTCATCCGTTTCCTCACCACCATCAGGTCAGCGTTCGCCCCCATTGGCCCCTTCAGCCGCCGCCATGACTTCCCTGCCACCCATCACTTCGGCCGTGAACAGTCCCATCAGCAGCATGGGCTCACCCTTCTCCGTCATCAGCTCCTCTCTGGGTTCTCCTTGCCTTCCTGGAACTCCCTCAGTAGGCTACGGCCCCATCAGCAGCCCACAG ATGAACATGTTTGCCAGAAACACAGAG ATCAACTCCACCGTGTCCATGTCGGGACTGCATGCAGTCAGCAGCTCTGATGACGTCAAACCACCCTTCGGTTTGAAGCCGATGTCCGCCCACAGCCCAGGGCCCATGGTCTCTCAGAAACGCTTGTGTGCCATCTGTGGGGACCGCTCCTCTG GCAAGCACTACGGCGTGTACAGCTGCGAGGGCTGCAAGGGCTTTTTCAAGCGCACTGTGAGGAAGGACTTGAGCTACACATGCAGAGACAATAAAGACTGTCTGGTGGACAAACGCCAGAGGAACCGCTGCCAGTACTGCCGCTACCAGAAGTGCCTGGCCATGGGGATGAAGAGAGAGG CCGTTCAAGAGGAGCGTCAGAGGAACAAGGAGCGTGAAGGAGAGGTGGAGTCCACCAGCGCCGCGAACGAAGAGATGCCTGTAGAGAAGATTCTAGAAGCAGAGATGGCCGTGGAGCAGAAGACCGAGCTGCATGCGGATGGCAGCTCAGGGGGAAGCTCT CCAAATGACCCAGTCACAAATATCTGCCAGGCGGCTGATAAACAGCTGTTCACTTTGGTGGAGTGGGCAAAACGGATCCCTCACTTCAGTGAGCTGTCTCTGGATGACCAGGTCATCCTGCTGCGTGCTG GCTGGAATGAGCTACTGATCGCGTCTTTCTCTCATCGCTCCATCGCGGTGAAGGATGGCATTCTGCTGGCCACCGGCCTCCACGTGCACAGAAACAGTGCTCACAGCGCAGGGGTGGGAGCCATCTTTGACAG GGTGCTGACGGAGCTGGTGAGCAAGATGAGGGACATGCAGATGGATAAAACCGAGTTGGGCTGCCTGAGAGCCATCATCCTCTTCAACCCAG ATGCAAAGGGCTTGTCAAGCCCAAGTGAAGTGGAGTTACTGAGAGAGAAGGTCTATGCATCGCTGGAGGCTTATTGTAAACAGAGATATCCTGACCAGCAGGGCAG GTTTGCCAAGCTCCTCCTCCGGCTGCCAGCGCTGCGCTCTATTGGCCTAAAGTGCCTTGAGCACCTGTTCTTCTTCAAGCTGATTGGAGACACCCCAATCGACACCTTCTTAATGGAAATGCTTGAAGCGCCACATCAGCTGACCTAA